One segment of Mycoplasmopsis glycophila DNA contains the following:
- a CDS encoding nicotinate phosphoribosyltransferase — MFKEEQYIAKYFHKTKKILEQEKPNNIITLQFFQRKDDSILAGMDEVLKLLERVTDTSKYTIKYLPDGSKINNLDVVLELTGQYQYFGIWEGMIDGILARYTSIATNAYRCKKAARNKEVIFMGDRADHFVNQEIDGKAVALGGITIVSTPAQQMTKNDEEAVFGSMPHILLQGFGGDVVAATKAFHKHFPDSKLIALVDYHNDVIGDSLKVYEALKDKVWGVRIDTSKNMIDHMFDGQTNPPKGVNPEQVIKLRNALDEAGATNYKIVVSSGFDHKKIELFENLNVPVDYYGVGQSIFKLNNSFSADATILNGKKEAKEGRSYRENSNLITYNKPRLTFWKRLLKHFQKEGNN, encoded by the coding sequence ATGTTTAAAGAAGAACAATATATAGCTAAATATTTTCACAAAACAAAAAAAATTTTAGAACAAGAAAAACCAAATAATATTATTACATTACAATTTTTCCAAAGAAAAGATGATTCGATTTTAGCCGGTATGGATGAAGTTCTTAAACTTCTTGAAAGAGTGACTGATACTTCAAAATATACAATTAAATATTTACCAGATGGATCTAAAATTAACAATTTAGATGTAGTTTTAGAACTGACAGGTCAATATCAGTATTTCGGTATTTGAGAAGGAATGATAGACGGAATTTTAGCTAGATACACTTCAATTGCTACAAATGCATATAGATGTAAAAAAGCAGCAAGAAACAAAGAAGTAATTTTTATGGGAGATCGTGCTGATCATTTTGTTAACCAAGAAATTGACGGAAAAGCAGTTGCTCTTGGTGGAATTACAATTGTTTCAACACCTGCACAGCAAATGACTAAAAATGACGAAGAAGCCGTTTTTGGAAGTATGCCACACATCTTACTTCAAGGTTTTGGTGGAGATGTAGTAGCTGCTACAAAAGCTTTTCACAAGCATTTTCCTGATTCTAAATTAATTGCTCTTGTTGATTATCATAATGATGTTATTGGTGATTCTTTAAAAGTTTATGAAGCTCTTAAAGATAAAGTTTGAGGAGTCAGAATCGACACGAGTAAGAATATGATTGACCATATGTTCGATGGACAAACTAATCCGCCAAAAGGTGTTAATCCAGAACAAGTTATTAAACTCAGAAATGCTTTAGATGAAGCTGGAGCAACTAATTATAAAATAGTTGTTTCAAGTGGTTTTGATCATAAAAAAATTGAACTTTTCGAAAATCTGAATGTTCCTGTTGACTATTATGGTGTTGGACAAAGTATTTTTAAACTAAATAATAGCTTTTCAGCTGATGCAACGATTTTAAATGGTAAAAAAGAAGCTAAAGAAGGTCGCTCTTATCGTGAAAATTCAAATTTAATCACTTATAATAAGCCTCGTTTAACATTTTGAAAACGTTTATTAAAGCATTTTCAAAAGGAAGGAAATAACTAA
- the efp gene encoding elongation factor P, whose amino-acid sequence MINVNEFKPGITFQDEGEIYVVLEAQHSKQGRGQANVKAKVKNLRTGSTTIKSYTGGDKVKPAHIDKRKMDYLYNDGENIILMDKETYEQVEIPATTVEWELNFLKEGNEVQIRSFEGEVLDVELPANVELTVTEAPDAVKGNTANNPQKKVIVETGYELETPMFIKEGDVILVSTESGKYAGKSNK is encoded by the coding sequence ATGATTAATGTTAATGAATTTAAACCTGGAATCACTTTCCAAGACGAAGGTGAAATTTATGTAGTTTTAGAAGCGCAACACTCAAAACAAGGGCGTGGACAAGCCAACGTTAAAGCTAAAGTAAAAAATTTAAGAACTGGTTCTACAACTATTAAATCTTATACAGGTGGTGATAAAGTAAAACCTGCTCACATCGATAAAAGAAAAATGGATTATCTTTACAATGATGGAGAAAACATTATTTTAATGGATAAAGAAACATATGAACAAGTAGAAATTCCAGCTACTACAGTTGAATGAGAATTAAACTTCTTAAAAGAAGGAAACGAAGTTCAAATCAGATCATTTGAAGGTGAAGTTCTTGATGTTGAATTGCCAGCTAATGTTGAACTAACTGTTACAGAAGCGCCAGATGCTGTTAAAGGAAATACTGCTAATAACCCACAGAAAAAAGTAATTGTTGAAACTGGTTATGAACTAGAAACACCAATGTTTATTAAAGAAGGTGATGTTATTTTAGTTTCGACAGAATCTGGAAAATACGCAGGAAAATCAAATAAATAA
- a CDS encoding MAGa3780 family membrane protein, whose amino-acid sequence MQKFYFAAMVYILIVGLAYWVGVAMVPSTFNNLIFDQKMKSIVMHIIAPILGLSTLTYERKRIKISNMSIWSYSLYPFLYFLLLIVPTYVFGYKFLEINSDLPGTTSIPTELSRGIVIYQLVSFNHPLGYPGDIVFIKVILNILLILMSFFTAPIFGFLLRQILRISRPGEEVKKLYFVNPETKYIKNLITWKNEIIKIKNNLNKKSKDTNSKHDNYQKAMQEVQKLRDEYLAKQKDHKK is encoded by the coding sequence ATGCAAAAATTTTATTTTGCTGCAATGGTTTACATCTTAATTGTTGGGCTAGCATATTGAGTTGGAGTAGCAATGGTACCGTCAACTTTTAATAATCTGATTTTTGATCAAAAAATGAAATCGATTGTGATGCATATTATTGCGCCAATTTTAGGATTATCAACTTTAACTTATGAGCGTAAAAGAATTAAAATCTCAAACATGAGTATTTGAAGTTATTCTCTTTATCCTTTTTTATATTTCCTTTTATTAATTGTTCCAACTTACGTTTTTGGATATAAATTTTTAGAAATTAACTCCGATTTACCTGGAACCACCTCAATTCCGACTGAATTGAGTAGGGGTATAGTAATTTATCAATTAGTAAGTTTTAACCATCCTTTAGGTTATCCTGGTGATATTGTCTTTATTAAAGTAATTTTAAATATTTTATTAATTTTAATGTCCTTCTTTACGGCACCAATTTTTGGGTTTTTATTACGTCAAATTTTAAGAATTTCACGTCCAGGTGAAGAAGTGAAAAAACTTTATTTTGTTAATCCTGAAACAAAATATATTAAAAATCTAATTACTTGAAAAAATGAAATTATTAAAATTAAAAATAATTTAAACAAGAAGAGTAAAGACACAAATAGCAAGCATGATAATTACCAAAAAGCAATGCAAGAAGTTCAAAAATTAAGAGATGAATATTTAGCAAAACAAAAAGATCACAAGAAATAA
- a CDS encoding MMB_0454 family protein has protein sequence MNWINVPYGSNQVYIVQEEAITSALNLILNEEKEVKLVDKKLNLLFNQDHSNLEIVLQIKVKKNTKKSAAEIIKKLVSNVENALIALIDTKPLNVQVIFSGLY, from the coding sequence ATGAATTGAATTAATGTGCCTTATGGTTCAAATCAAGTTTATATCGTCCAAGAAGAAGCAATAACTAGTGCTTTGAACTTAATTTTAAACGAAGAAAAAGAAGTTAAATTAGTTGATAAAAAACTAAATTTATTATTCAATCAAGACCATTCTAATTTAGAAATTGTATTACAAATTAAAGTCAAAAAAAATACTAAAAAAAGTGCAGCAGAAATTATTAAAAAATTAGTTTCTAATGTCGAAAATGCTTTAATTGCTTTAATTGACACCAAACCACTTAATGTCCAAGTTATTTTTTCAGGACTTTATTAG
- a CDS encoding MscL family protein, with translation MSKIKSAMKDAKQVFKKGNILLLAIGLLIGTVFGALVKSLADDIIMAPISKLLGFDELKNMVYGGVRVGNFLAALLTFIIVSLMLFVLLVGYFVVANHVKAKKEAKNPTPAPAAPAPTTEELILAELQKLNENIKK, from the coding sequence ATGTCAAAAATTAAAAGCGCAATGAAAGATGCTAAACAAGTTTTCAAAAAAGGAAACATTTTACTTTTAGCAATTGGTTTATTAATTGGTACTGTATTTGGTGCATTAGTTAAATCATTAGCTGATGATATCATCATGGCTCCAATTTCTAAATTACTTGGGTTCGATGAACTTAAAAACATGGTATATGGCGGAGTAAGAGTTGGTAACTTCTTAGCTGCATTACTTACATTTATCATCGTTTCATTAATGCTTTTTGTATTACTTGTTGGATATTTTGTGGTTGCAAATCACGTTAAAGCTAAAAAAGAAGCTAAAAACCCTACTCCAGCACCAGCAGCTCCGGCTCCTACAACAGAAGAGCTTATTCTTGCTGAATTACAAAAACTTAACGAAAATATTAAAAAATAA
- the gpmI gene encoding 2,3-bisphosphoglycerate-independent phosphoglycerate mutase, with the protein MKKTILVVIDGLGLREEKQGNGFALANTPTFDKLFKEYPNSLIQASGEFVGLPAGQMGNSEVGHLNIGAGTVVYTGLSLIKKALNDGTYKKNYAFLEVFEDVKKNDATLHIMGLLSPGGVHSLEEHLFQLLEAAHENGVKKVSVHAFGDGRDVAPQSIRSSMEKLEAICAKYNYNIASISGRFYAMDRDKMFDRVEKAYEAILGHSDVKFNSGVEYVDYEYSQGITDEFFVPAINQNLSADAFAKDGDSVIFFNFRPDRARQLTHLFIGSPLYEEKPVHPVKINKFVSMMKYEGIETVVAFDEMEVSMPIGRVLELAGKSQLRVAETQKYAHVTYFMDGGNDIEFKNSKRIMVPSLKVESYADAPHMSAEGIVDELLANALNYDVTIMNFANPDMVGHTGNLKSTIEAVTFLDTQIKRIIDWAEANDVTVFITADHGNAEITEDANGKPATKHTSSPVMLICSDKSVKLKDGKLANIAPTILDYIGIAKPKEMDEESLLVK; encoded by the coding sequence ATGAAAAAAACTATTTTAGTAGTTATTGATGGATTAGGTCTTAGAGAAGAAAAACAAGGAAATGGTTTTGCTCTAGCTAATACACCAACATTTGATAAATTATTTAAAGAGTATCCAAACAGCTTAATTCAAGCTTCGGGAGAATTTGTAGGTTTACCAGCTGGACAAATGGGTAATTCAGAAGTTGGGCACCTTAATATTGGTGCAGGAACTGTTGTTTATACAGGTTTATCATTAATTAAAAAAGCTTTAAATGATGGAACATACAAAAAAAACTATGCATTTTTAGAAGTTTTTGAAGATGTGAAAAAAAATGATGCAACTTTACATATTATGGGTCTTTTATCACCCGGTGGAGTTCACTCATTAGAAGAGCACTTATTCCAATTATTAGAAGCAGCACACGAAAATGGAGTTAAAAAAGTTTCTGTACATGCTTTTGGAGACGGAAGAGATGTAGCACCACAATCAATTAGAAGTTCAATGGAAAAATTAGAAGCAATTTGTGCTAAATACAATTACAATATTGCTTCAATTTCAGGAAGATTCTATGCAATGGATCGTGACAAAATGTTTGATAGAGTAGAAAAAGCATATGAAGCTATTTTAGGACATTCTGATGTTAAATTTAATTCAGGTGTTGAGTATGTTGATTACGAATACTCACAAGGTATTACAGATGAATTCTTTGTTCCTGCTATCAATCAAAATTTATCTGCTGACGCTTTTGCTAAAGATGGAGATAGTGTTATTTTCTTCAACTTTAGACCAGATCGTGCAAGACAATTAACTCACTTATTTATTGGTTCACCTTTATATGAAGAAAAACCTGTACACCCAGTTAAAATTAACAAATTTGTTTCAATGATGAAATATGAAGGAATCGAAACTGTTGTTGCTTTTGACGAAATGGAAGTTTCAATGCCAATTGGTAGAGTTCTTGAACTTGCAGGCAAAAGTCAATTAAGAGTCGCTGAAACTCAAAAATATGCACACGTAACATATTTCATGGACGGTGGAAACGATATTGAATTCAAGAATTCAAAAAGAATTATGGTACCTTCGTTAAAAGTCGAATCATATGCTGATGCTCCACACATGTCTGCTGAAGGTATTGTTGATGAACTTTTAGCTAATGCATTAAATTATGATGTTACAATCATGAACTTTGCTAACCCTGATATGGTTGGACACACAGGTAACTTAAAATCAACAATTGAAGCTGTAACTTTCCTAGATACACAAATTAAAAGAATCATTGATTGAGCAGAAGCTAATGATGTAACTGTGTTTATCACTGCTGATCATGGTAATGCTGAAATTACAGAAGATGCAAATGGTAAACCAGCCACAAAACACACAAGCAGTCCAGTTATGTTAATTTGTTCTGATAAATCAGTTAAATTAAAAGATGGTAAATTAGCAAATATTGCTCCAACAATTTTAGATTACATCGGAATTGCTAAACCAAAAGAAATGGATGAAGAATCATTATTAGTAAAATAA